GGACAAAgcagtgaacaaagagaacagagaaagctaAGCCACGGGTGGTTTTGgtgcctttttctgtagcctgtcacctttGGACATTAGGCCTCCTTATGTTACTCAATCAATAGGCCCTTGCCAGGCTGGAACCTCCCTGCTTTGGGGcgctgggagggataggaacctataaatttaccctcagctcagagttcgaggctctttctggataccactgtgttggtACCTGTCAGAGCCCAGCTCgagtcaaaaaattaaatatcctcGTGTGTATTGCATCAGTATCGAGTACtggtggtttttttggggggttctcGTGATCTAGGCAAAGCAATTTCCAAGGACTTGGGGGGCTAAagatatagctcaggggtagataCATGTGCAAATCACTGGTATGGAATCTTTcaccatggaaagaagaaaacgTTAAGATTCACACACAGGAGATTTTAGAAACTTGTAAGTATGGACCAAATACTTGGGCAAGGGCATGTCAGATTTAGACTGGTGGCAGGTCATTAGATTTGGTGGCAGGACTGGGTTAAAGCCCTCTTCTATTTGCTCCCACTTTTCttcataaagtagaaacaaaggcCAGGCCATTATGTAAGAGTTAAGGACAGGAGGAAAGCCATTCATGGCTTGATAAAAGGGTCACACAGgataacagcagcaaaacaacaaacaaacaaacaaaaatacccacaaGCAAACCTGAAGTTCAGAAAGGACCACAGATATCAAAGATGAGACTGCCTGCAAAATTAAGGACTCACTTTGAAGCATGAGTGTCAAGCAAGACTAGACAATGAAATTAGGGTTTTCTGTAGTCCAACCAGAAGATGGGTCAAgaatgaaacaaatatatattaacaaTGAATACAGATTTTAAGATGTAACTACTATGAGGACCGAGAGAAGAATAACACAGTCAAGAGTTCCATAGAGTTCCAGGCAATTAAACTGGCCATAAAATTTAATGGTGTGAAGGAAGTGAGTTCATCAAAGGGGAAGAGATAAGAACACTGAGGTTTATCAATGAAAAGTCCCAATAGAATCAAATGATTACAGAAGCCACAGCACCAAAGAGAGAGACATGGCCAGAAAGCAGACAAGAAGTTAAACTTATGGAGAAGCTGTAGTTCTgaataatgaaataatgacaAGATCAATGGGTTGGATAAAGATGTGGCCTAAGGATGGACCCAAATTCCttgtagatagacagacagacagacagacagatagatagatagatagatatagatagagatagatagacagatatagatagatagatagatatagatggagagacagatagatatagatggatagacagacagatagatagatagagatagatagatagatatagatagatagaggtagatagatagatatagatagatagagatagatggatagatagatagatagatatagatagatagatagatagatatagatagatagatagatggatagatagaggtagatagatagatatagatagatagatggatagatagatagagatagatgatagatggatggatggatggatagatccTTGTAGAACAGTGTTTCTCAGTGACATACATCTATGGTCTAGACAGAAGGAATGACCCCAAGAATACGCAGGCAACAGCAAGTAGTAGCAGATACCgttttttcagactataagacgcacccagtttttagagcagtaaaacagtACAAACAGCAATCGGATCAGAAGGCGCACCCCAATTTCTCCCCTCACTTTTAGGAGGAAATACAGTAATAGCATGTGCCAATGAGATTAACTACAAGGCTAAGGCTGTCCAGGTGACAAAGGATACATTATAACGCCTGCCTCTGTTATTttgtcttcaaaagaaaaaggcaacGGTATAAGATTTATCAACTGCTGTAGGTGTATATAcaaatgtggaagaaaaaaactTACTCAGGAGAGTTCAGATTGAGGCCTAATGTTGTTAAGTCACTTCCTAAAGCAAGATGGACCATTCCTGGGTCTGTCTCTGCTGCCCTGATAAACGTCAACAGGCCGATCATTCCAAATTGGTCCGTCACCATCCCTTGAGGAATGTTAGTAACTCGACCTGGTTAAGAAAAACAGTTGTTTTTATTAGGAAATTATTATATTAGGAAAAGTAGAGAAAATGTACGTTAGACTCTCTGATGCATTTATGGAGTCCCACCGTCAGGTAACACCTGGATCCCCTTTTTCTGCTGattattgttttgtgttgtggAACTTTTATCTCCAGGGAATTTGGGTCCATCTGTACTTGAAGTCGTCTTCCCCGATGTATTCAAATTCTAGCACGGAAAAAGAAAAGTGCGATATTAAAATGggttaaatatatatgtttataaaacaaGTGaagctgtgtaaccttgcctccgaATTACCCCTGATTGGCCAATAAATGCCTATacctggggagggagggcggCAGGGCTAAGGTTAGAGGGCTTGGGAGAGCAGAGGagcacaggagaggaagaggagagtgcagacggaggagaggaggaaaaagaaaacagagtcacCATGGGTtaaacaggaagtagaagcaCATAGCTGGGAGGAGCTTGTTCTGAGGATCAGCAAATGGAGAAAAGCAGTCCTGGTAAAagacatgtgcaagtatttatgggattTTGGataggaagtagcccagatacgaatgattagagcaaatggcatgggagGTGGGGCTCGGAAAAATCAAGATAACTTAGGGGGTTAGTTTCTGCCCAGTCCTATTGAATAGacatattaaaaatctaaatataaaaaaagaagtgcaTTTAAATTTATCAATACTTTGCTAGTTATTCATGATTATATTTAAACTGGTAGTAATTCCCTGTTTTCTGCTTGAAAATTGTGTCCCTATAactgcctcaaataaataaaataaataaatactgtgtCTACATCTGAGTACTGAAGGACAAGGAAATCTAGAGAAAAATcagtcttttttcattttcttttaaatctctgaTCATAGACCACAGGGGAGAAAGCATGAAAAGTATCTTTGTCTCAGGGTTTTCTGCTTTGGGGACACACACTTCTATAAAAGTAATTACACATACACTTGCATGATATTTAAATAGTACCAAAGCAACCTCGAAGATAAAGTAGGAATGTATGAACTTAAAATTCACACTTATGTCCATCCTTACCCAACAATCTTCTTTACCATTTCGTTTAATAATAGCCCATCACACATGCAAAAGGAGCTCCTTGCAGGGAATGGTAAAGAAATAAACATGCTTGTCAAACAAATCAGAAGCTGAGCTGGCTGAATCAACACAGGTATAAAAATGTGTGAAAGATTCTTCAAGGAGAAAACTtactcaagaaaaaaaacagCTCCTTAGAAGTCTATATTATCAAACTTCATGGGATCCAGCTGACAGGGACTACAATAAAAGTCTAAATTAACTGACAAGTTCAACAGAAATTTGCAAACTTTGCAAATAATAGGCTATCTTCTAAGTTTATAAAGTTTTCCACATTCTTCAGATGTTAGATGATTACAGTGCACAAGATAAACAGCCCTGTAGTAAGTAACTGTTAATGTAAGGTAACTCTACAGGGGAGAAAACCACACCATTCACACCCGTGATTCTGAGCAACTTACAGATTTGCTGTCATCATTACTTGACGTTGGATCTTTATAGCTGGAACCAGGTAATGCTGGAAAATCTTCGTTGTGTATTGAGAAGTCCTGGGATTGCTCATTTGCAGGTTTTGTTACCATTCCAActatataatcaaaataatccAGAAAACTGTAACTGAATCTATGATACTGTcttacaaattatataaaaaattaactttGCTCTACATAATATACCAAAAAGGTTTTTTTAAGCATGTGAATTAATAACTCAAAAATTAATATTCAGGATAATGATAAAGAATGGCATTTTAtttaatgctgaaaaaaaaaaccaacatataAAGCAATACAAGGAAAACAAGTGGTAATCCCGTAATTCTGACATAATGTTATATGGGTGCTTAAATAGGATCTGATATTGGTAATAGCATTCAAAGTGTTGGTTTACAGGCTAACATTAAATATCTGAGTAGATGCCATCGACACCAGTTATCTgtcaaatgaaaatgaacaaaataaaatttaaaagaacatgtCAGTATTCTACTTAAAAGTGACTTACAGAGTGAGCAAATTGCAACCAATTATAAAACAATTCCACTTTATTTCTCATTTCGTGGACTCCATGTTACAGATGTAAACATGCAAgaactgggaaataatcttcccACTATACTTGTCATTAGTCGGGCCCTTATTGGAGAACAAAATCCAGTTTGGGGCTCCACAATTCAAGAACGAAATGGAGAAACTAGAGATGGTCCAAGGAGAACAACGGGAATGTTTAAAGGGATGAAAAAAAGGACCTATGAGGAAAGGTTAACAACATTAGCGTCTGAACTGAGAATCAAACAGCTAGGCACTCAACTTGCAGGGCAGgtcacatttttttattttgagaaaacagATTTGGAAGGTTTAAGATATGATCAGTAAAATTTCTCCTCCTcacattatttttacttatattcaGAATGTACAGAACTTGAAACCCTTGATtgataatggagaaaatatgAGTTCTATTTCAATATAACTGATGAATAAACTCATTCCATTGCTGCCTTGATACTGGCCTTTATCAGATCTCCCCCACAAGAAACAATAATCTAATAGTAAGAAAAGTATGGCTATGTTGCTATAACAAACATCTTTATGTCTAAATTGTTAGACTTTTACTGCCTATGGCTCTCCCTAACATTCTTACTCAGGCTCTACTAACCAAGGCTCTTAATTTACTAGAGACTGTAAAAAAGGGTGACTGGGGATATTAATGATGGCCAAGAATCTACAAAAACACACAATCATAAGCACTGGTTCTTTTCAAGAGGGCATTTGCCAGTACCTAGAGACGTGTGCCACGATGGATGACAGAGAAGATGGCGCGGCATGTAGTGGGCTGAGGCAAGAAGCGATGCTCAATGCTCCGCATCAACAAGTGTCTCCAGACTACTCTGGAGACAAGAGTTACCCAGCCCCAAAGTCAACCTAGAGAAATCTTCACTGAAGAGAAATACCTCATTGCATAGTCATTATAGCCACCAGGGACATAGTCACTTGAAAAATTTGGGGCGAGCTAACAAAAGCCAAACCACAAACCTCCTCACATATGGAGAGCCAAAGCTGGGCTGACAGAAGGCATGACTTCTGTATAGCAATGAGCTCAGGAACTTATGTTTCCATACAAAAGTTTACCCCTCAACTTTGCtatcagggaaaaaaaagttttcaaacaTGAATTTTTACAAAATAACACTAACCTGGTTTGACATCATAAACATCCATATGTGCGTGTACACATGACTGTAACTTTTTAAATGGCCATCAGTAAGAATATTTAATTACCGTAAGGAGCTCTTCCAGCCAAAGGGTTTATTAATGGAGTTGGGTTGCCACTTCCTTCCCTTCTATTTCGGTCTGCTAATGCTGGAAAATCTGAAAGGTCCAATCCTGTCACATTTTCACTGCCATCTAAATGACAAGAAGTATAATACTCATTACTTATTCCACAAACATAAACAATGAGATTATAAAAACCACAATACCATTTGAAACAAAAGTATCTCCTTCTTTAATAGTGCAGCGGTTTAACAGGTACACGACAGTGGGCACAGATACTGTGGACTGCTTCTGTGTCAGGGAATATATTCCCTAATATTGTAACTGAGGGAAGCAGTATGCAGCCAGCATCTTAAAATACCtgactctggagacagaggaatAAAGAGACGGGCTGTTCATTGTTTCCTGCTCTAGAAGAGGACAATAAAACTTACAGCTTGTTAGACTGTTCAGCTACAACTGCTCTTTCCATTAAAAGTGGATGGGACAAAAATCTAGATTATTTGGAGCTTCAACTATAAGAGATGATGATGACATTACCTCTTGCAAATGTCCAGAAAGACTTTGAGGCAAACAGCAGGTAAGAGAAGCCCTGAGGACTTCTTCCTTGTACACCTGAGTTCGAGGTAAAATGTGTacacgtgtatgtgtatgttagcTCCATGCAACGGTGGACTCCTCTTGTATGTCAGGAGTAGTAGGTGGGGGTTATAGGAATGATCACAACACACAAGTTTATATGACCTGTTACACAGTAGGCGCTCAATAAACACActgaatatttgttttgtttgttgtagaTTAGACTAtcattagaaataaatatttaacccAACTTCTCTATTTTGCCTATTGTTTTTTCTCAACCTATACtataatttttacaaaagaatTGTAACCATTACCCTAAGATTAActtcattgattaaaaaaaaaaggactgtatTAATACATCAAGGAAGGtgataatttgaaaataatttttccaatATAGAAGCTAAGAATTTAAAGGCTCTGAAACTTCATAGCATCACATAAAAACATCATTCAGTTGAAATATGGGAGGTAGCCTGACTTCACATATTAGGCATGAAAAAGTATACACTTTAAGAAGCAATGAAGTATGCAACTTTGTTGTAAGAATTACAAAGGTGATAGATTTTTAAAGTCACACCAAGAAAACTATAATATTAAATGCTTtaaactttctatttctttcaatGGTTTTTAATCTTGGCTGATCTACTTCAGCTGTTCAACAAAGCACCGAacactcagaaggtaaaggcctACAGCTCCAGTACTGCTTCCTCTCACGTCTTCTCTCATGTGTCCTCTGCACACTCGACCTCACACACTGCGCTCTCCCTGCCGCCACCTTCACTATATTCCGCCCAGTCACAGTGATTAATTCTGGCCCTACAATCATGGCAACATCTCCTATTTTCTCATTACCAGAGGACCTAGAGGCAAAGCAAATCAGCAATACCACTCCCTGTTTTCTTCTGGCTAAAGCAGTTGAGAAAAAAGACCAACAGATTTTAATTTTCTCCAATAATCAAATCAGTCTCTATCTTATAATTAATACTGGATCAAAATTCATAaggaataaatgttaaaatttctattaacactatttttaaaatggcagtgTTTCTTCTGATTGACAGATTCTCTTCAGTCTGAGCCTATAAAATCAGAGTGTCCTACtagccaacctagtctacattaCTGTTCTCTGACAGGGCTGAGGACAGGAAacgtttttaaaggaaaaaacaaacaacaaacaagattCTGAGGACCAAGTATTTTACTCTCTctagatattaaaaaataattctgatgTTATAACACAAAATACTATATTACAAGGCCAAGTGGGGGAAAACACTTAAATTGCTCTCTACTGTTTCATTAAAAATCCTATCCCTGACAGTTTTCACtaaattctatttaaaacaataaaatcctGTTACTATTTAGAGATCAGTATGTTGAATGCTTGTATTTCAGAACTCTACTGTATTTTTATTAGGGCACTAGCTCCAGAGTAAGCTTACCTGTTCCATTAAAAATGTTACTTGATAAGGAGTTATTCATTCCAAATGCCTGATTCCTGTTCATTCCAAATCCAGACATACTGGgtacatagaaaataattttagataTACAGTAAGAACACTAACTTtgagatgaagaaaaacaaaagtatatacTTTGGATCTCCTCATATAAAACAACAATGTTTCAAAACCAATGCTAATTTGAGAgtatagtctttatttttatttaaaaatgtctctAATTTCTTCAATGAACAAGAAAGATTAAAACACTTTAAacgaattaattttaaaaacaaaaagaaacttacTTAAGCATGTTGAGGGGCAGAGACTCAGGGCACCACTTTCTGCCCTCGGTGCACTAGCTGGACAGAAGCACCCATGGCAAGGGTGTGCAGGGAGGGCTAGGCCCGCCCTCCTGAGCGCTTGCTTCTGTCCTGACTTGTAAAGCCTCTCCTTCAGTTAAGTCTTCTCTCTACAACCCATGTCCTTTCCAACTACTCTCTACCACAAGCCCATGTCTTATTCATCCTTGTACTCTTTGCCCCTTGGTGTTCATTAAGATATACAAAATACTCCATAAATATTGAATTGAACTGAATTAAACTAACCAGgttaagtttaaaaaattgaattcatTCTTCTAAAATACATCATTCATATCTAAATATAGCTTAGTTTTCACCtacttatcagaaaaaaaatcttcctataGTACTCCCAATTTTGAATTAATGTATAACTCAATTTCTGCAAATAATTACAAataaccctccccccccctttttggaTAATTCTAagcaagacaagaaaaagaaagaaattgtatttAAACGAAGACCAAAGAATGAGGGATGTCAGTAAAGGTTATTAATGAAGATTCTACGTAGACACTCTATCATCCAATAGTTTTCTCACAGGTTAGTATGCCAGTGCAGAGCAGGGCTAAGCATCTGAAGATGATGGTTGAATTTTGCTGCCTAGTTCAGCACAACTAGCCACCTTCTGATAAGCTACGCAGCTAGTGGACCAACATTCTAGAGCACAGTCAGTGagtaaacataaacatttttctattaCACTAGAGCTGCTGGCTGTATAGATATCCTCAAATGCAGATTTAGTATTCGGTTGAAGTCATTTCATAATAAATACACTTTATCAAGAGTACACACAAGCAGGAATTAATAAGAGTTTTATTACAGCGACACTTCCTATgcaaattattttctgaataattaaaatggtaaaaaatacagaaaagcaaaaatttaaatttaggaatatttttaatgaacaaaaatgtagaaaatatgcAATGAAGTCCAAGAAATACAGTTAAGAAGCTATCAAAAAGAGCTGTAATGACATGCTGCAAATAATTTAACAACTCAGATAATATTATAGATACTGTAGAGTCTACACAAAATAACTGGAGTTTATGGGATAAAGGCTGAGCACAAAGTGAGCTAGGCATCCATCTCAATGTAGACTTGACAAGTAGAACCTGGCTGAGATGGACCCAACAGCAACAAGGAAATGAAGgtcctttcttttattctatagTTTTTCTTAATGAATACGTACATTTCAGATATAGCTCTCACATTACTCAGACAACTTCAACATACTAGCTCTTACTGTAAAGTGCATGCAGCGGGTAGtacagaaatggaaggaaaaggaaaaggggaaacacCAGCTTGCTTTCTGGTTTTGAATCTCTAGACATGAAATCTAGGAGAGCACTGTTTTGAGATTGTCTACATGTAATTGTGAAGTCTTTCCTTAGAAAGGACCCGAAGTCTTTTAGCTCAGAAGGCACCTAAACAATGCAGACCTAAAGCATGGCAGTAATAGTCAAACACATTTCCTCCAGTCCTAGTCAGAAACCCAGAACTCTAACACATGGGTGGAGAACATTTACTCAGTAAcgaaaagacaaaacaataaaactgtGCCTGGTGACAACTCAAGAAGACCCCCTCCTTTCCAATACTACAtcaacagaaatatttaaaacgTGCAATGTAAAATGAAAGGCATCTTTCTAAGAGAACATGTTGAGTCCGGGGAGGGTTAAGGATTCTGACAGATGACAACTTTGctcacaaatatacaataaaacacACCTATGAGACAGAAGCCACAACTCAAACACAAAGTGTTGCAATGAGAAGGCAAACCTGAGGATACCCCAAAAGACAATTATATGCAGTATCAATAAACATCTTACCTGTTCACAGTAAAAGGCTGTCGAGAAGGCTGTTGCTTTGGCATACATATTATGCTTGGCGAGCTTCTGTTGGGGCTACCTAACCCTGAACTGCTCATGCTATTTGTCCTGCTAGGAATTCCAATGCCCTGACCAACCTGGGAGTGGTTCATCATATTCCTAGGATTCATAGGCAAAATACCCCTGAAAAAGAAGTCCATTACACTAAATAAGCTCTCTACAATCACTCATTAAAATTCTCTATAAATCATCAATTGCTCTAACCCCTAGAATTTCAAATACACATTCGAGTTGCATTCCTAATTTTATAGTGGAACTAAAAAAGGTGCCATCATAGATGAGAAATATTGGGACAACTATGATATAAATTACGTTttccacatatatatatttagaataatttCATTCAAAATTCATGATATTTTGTCCTCTTGATAGTAATAATATACATAATCTAtgttatctgttttattttactataacTAAACAGTACATGTGTTGTGAGGGAGCAAGCAAGTAAGGAATACAGTTATCTGGGGAGGCATTTTTAACTGAACATCTCTGAGGAAGAGGGCCACAGCTTTTGTAAAGGCTCCCCAGGAGGGGACTAACCCTTGGTCCACTCAGATGGCAACTGGCACAGCTTCAGGATCAAAACACTACACTATACTTATCACTTTGCAATGAAATAAACTGAACGTACGTATTGTTTTCTTAGTGTAAGGCACTGACTGAACCAGAAAAATCAAGTAGTTAATTaccatattaaaaattaaaagtttgcTTACTctacaaaaatacattttgaaaatattctggTCCATTAATAAATACCTGCTTGGAGATGGAGGCGTGTGAAGTGACAGTGTTGGCACCCCTGTTGTTGGCGTGGCGTGGCTCGGTACCTGAGTGCCTTGTGATAAGCTGCGACTTAACTGA
This genomic interval from Acomys russatus chromosome 31, mAcoRus1.1, whole genome shotgun sequence contains the following:
- the Cnot2 gene encoding CCR4-NOT transcription complex subunit 2 isoform X4, which translates into the protein MRTVRKGHDSMVRTDGHTLSEKRNYQMLASPSTSGQLSQFGASLYGQQSALGLPMRGMGSSTPQLSRSLSQGTQVPSHATPTTGVPTLSLHTPPSPSRGILPMNPRNMMNHSQVGQGIGIPSRTNSMSSSGLGSPNRSSPSIICMPKQQPSRQPFTVNSMSGFGMNRNQAFGMNNSLSSNIFNGTDGSENVTGLDLSDFPALADRNRREGSGNPTPLINPLAGRAPYVGMVTKPANEQSQDFSIHNEDFPALPGSSYKDPTSSNDDSKSNLNTSGKTTSSTDGPKFPGDKSSTTQNNNQQKKGIQVLPDGRVTNIPQGMVTDQFGMIGLLTFIRAAETDPGMVHLALGSDLTTLGLNLNSPENLYPKFASPWASSPCRPQDIDFHVPSEYLTNIHIRDKLAAIKLGRYGEDLLFYLYYMNGGDVLQLLAAVELFNRDWRYHKEERVWITRAPGMEPTMKTNTYERGTYYFFDCLNWRKVAKEFHLEYDKLEERPHLPSTFNYNPAQQAF
- the Cnot2 gene encoding CCR4-NOT transcription complex subunit 2 isoform X6; the protein is MSGFGMNRNQAFGMNNSLSSNIFNGTDGSENVTGLDLSDFPALADRNRREGSGNPTPLINPLAGRAPYVGMVTKPANEQSQDFSIHNEDFPALPGSSYKDPTSSNDDSKSNLNTSGKTTSSTDGPKFPGDKSSTTQNNNQQKKGIQVLPDGRVTNIPQGMVTDQFGMIGLLTFIRAAETDPGMVHLALGSDLTTLGLNLNSPENLYPKFASPWASSPCRPQDIDFHVPSEYLTNIHIRDKLAAIKLGRYGEDLLFYLYYMNGGDVLQLLAAVELFNRDWRYHKEERVWITRAPGMEPTMKTNTYERGTYYFFDCLNWRKVAKEFHLEYDKLEERPHLPSTFNYNPAQQAF
- the Cnot2 gene encoding CCR4-NOT transcription complex subunit 2 isoform X1, which gives rise to MRTVRKGHDSMVRTDGHTLSEKRNYQVTNSMFGASRKKFVEGVDSDYHDENMYYSQSSVFPHRAEKDMLASPSTSGQLSQFGASLYGQQSALGLPMRGMGSSTPQLSRSLSQGTQVPSHATPTTGVPTLSLHTPPSPSRGILPMNPRNMMNHSQVGQGIGIPSRTNSMSSSGLGSPNRSSPSIICMPKQQPSRQPFTVNSMSGFGMNRNQAFGMNNSLSSNIFNGTDGSENVTGLDLSDFPALADRNRREGSGNPTPLINPLAGRAPYVGMVTKPANEQSQDFSIHNEDFPALPGSSYKDPTSSNDDSKSNLNTSGKTTSSTDGPKFPGDKSSTTQNNNQQKKGIQVLPDGRVTNIPQGMVTDQFGMIGLLTFIRAAETDPGMVHLALGSDLTTLGLNLNSPENLYPKFASPWASSPCRPQDIDFHVPSEYLTNIHIRDKLAAIKLGRYGEDLLFYLYYMNGGDVLQLLAAVELFNRDWRYHKEERVWITRAPGMEPTMKTNTYERGTYYFFDCLNWRKVAKEFHLEYDKLEERPHLPSTFNYNPAQQAF
- the Cnot2 gene encoding CCR4-NOT transcription complex subunit 2 isoform X2, yielding MVRTDGHTLSEKRNYQVTNSMFGASRKKFVEGVDSDYHDENMYYSQSSVFPHRAEKDMLASPSTSGQLSQFGASLYGQQSALGLPMRGMGSSTPQLSRSLSQGTQVPSHATPTTGVPTLSLHTPPSPSRGILPMNPRNMMNHSQVGQGIGIPSRTNSMSSSGLGSPNRSSPSIICMPKQQPSRQPFTVNSMSGFGMNRNQAFGMNNSLSSNIFNGTDGSENVTGLDLSDFPALADRNRREGSGNPTPLINPLAGRAPYVGMVTKPANEQSQDFSIHNEDFPALPGSSYKDPTSSNDDSKSNLNTSGKTTSSTDGPKFPGDKSSTTQNNNQQKKGIQVLPDGRVTNIPQGMVTDQFGMIGLLTFIRAAETDPGMVHLALGSDLTTLGLNLNSPENLYPKFASPWASSPCRPQDIDFHVPSEYLTNIHIRDKLAAIKLGRYGEDLLFYLYYMNGGDVLQLLAAVELFNRDWRYHKEERVWITRAPGMEPTMKTNTYERGTYYFFDCLNWRKVAKEFHLEYDKLEERPHLPSTFNYNPAQQAF
- the Cnot2 gene encoding CCR4-NOT transcription complex subunit 2 isoform X5; this encodes MVRTDGHTLSEKRNYQMLASPSTSGQLSQFGASLYGQQSALGLPMRGMGSSTPQLSRSLSQGTQVPSHATPTTGVPTLSLHTPPSPSRGILPMNPRNMMNHSQVGQGIGIPSRTNSMSSSGLGSPNRSSPSIICMPKQQPSRQPFTVNSMSGFGMNRNQAFGMNNSLSSNIFNGTDGSENVTGLDLSDFPALADRNRREGSGNPTPLINPLAGRAPYVGMVTKPANEQSQDFSIHNEDFPALPGSSYKDPTSSNDDSKSNLNTSGKTTSSTDGPKFPGDKSSTTQNNNQQKKGIQVLPDGRVTNIPQGMVTDQFGMIGLLTFIRAAETDPGMVHLALGSDLTTLGLNLNSPENLYPKFASPWASSPCRPQDIDFHVPSEYLTNIHIRDKLAAIKLGRYGEDLLFYLYYMNGGDVLQLLAAVELFNRDWRYHKEERVWITRAPGMEPTMKTNTYERGTYYFFDCLNWRKVAKEFHLEYDKLEERPHLPSTFNYNPAQQAF
- the Cnot2 gene encoding CCR4-NOT transcription complex subunit 2 isoform X3; this translates as MLKEVAQVTNSMFGASRKKFVEGVDSDYHDENMYYSQSSVFPHRAEKDMLASPSTSGQLSQFGASLYGQQSALGLPMRGMGSSTPQLSRSLSQGTQVPSHATPTTGVPTLSLHTPPSPSRGILPMNPRNMMNHSQVGQGIGIPSRTNSMSSSGLGSPNRSSPSIICMPKQQPSRQPFTVNSMSGFGMNRNQAFGMNNSLSSNIFNGTDGSENVTGLDLSDFPALADRNRREGSGNPTPLINPLAGRAPYVGMVTKPANEQSQDFSIHNEDFPALPGSSYKDPTSSNDDSKSNLNTSGKTTSSTDGPKFPGDKSSTTQNNNQQKKGIQVLPDGRVTNIPQGMVTDQFGMIGLLTFIRAAETDPGMVHLALGSDLTTLGLNLNSPENLYPKFASPWASSPCRPQDIDFHVPSEYLTNIHIRDKLAAIKLGRYGEDLLFYLYYMNGGDVLQLLAAVELFNRDWRYHKEERVWITRAPGMEPTMKTNTYERGTYYFFDCLNWRKVAKEFHLEYDKLEERPHLPSTFNYNPAQQAF